AATTCGAAGAGCAGGTCCATGCCCTCCAGCGGATCCACCAGCGACATCTCGCGCCGGTTCACGGACATGCCGCCCTGCGCGAGCGTCTCCCGGAACAGGCGCTGATTCAGCTCCACCGCCCGCGTGCGGCCGGGGCTTGCGTCCGGGCCCGCCACCAGCAGGCCCTCCGCGCGGGCGTTGGCGAAGAGCAGCGTGCCCTCCGTGTCCGTGAGCAGCACGGGGTCCGACACCGCGTTGATGACCCGGCGTAAGAGCCGGTCCGGCTCCGGACGGCGCGGCGCCCGCGCATCCGAGGCCAGCTGCCGGGCCATGGGCGGCCCCGCGCACGACGCCACCCACGCCACGTCGTCCGGCACGGACGGGCCGGGCAGCCCCACCACCAGCAGGGCAGCCGCGGGCGCTCCGGAGCGGCCCAGCGGCACCGCGAGGAGCCCGCCGCCCGGCATCGCCGCGCCCTCCACCGCGTCCGCCGCCAGCCACCGCGCCCCGGGCCGGTTCCGGAAGCCAGCGAGCGGCGAACCCGGCGCGTCCCACGCCCGGGCCAGCGCGGCCTGCTGCGCTCCCGTCAACCCTTCACTGGCCAGGCACACGGACGCACCCGCGCCATCCCCCGGCCCGACACAGGCGGTGGGGGCGCCATGTCTGCGCGCGAGCCACTCCACGACCGCTCGCGCACAGGCGACGGCGGACTCGCAGGCGAGCAGGTGCTCGGCGAGCACGAGGCGCGCCCCGGGATCGATTTCGGCGGGGGGCAGCGGGGCTGGGGACGCCACGACCTTACGCTCCGGGTGAAGGGGGACGCGGCGAACTGCCGCGTTCCGGCGAGTCTGCGGTGCGGACCTCCGAGAATGCCACCACGATGCGCGTCTCTCCATCCAAAGGAGCGGCCCGGCCCAAGAGCTCCAGGGCCGGCGTGTCGAAGCGCAGCCCCCTGTCCAGCAGGCGGTCCAGCACGTCCACCAGGCTGGCCCCACCAGCCACGCGTTCCACGGGCATTTTCGCGCATGCTCCTTGGGTCCGCCCGGCGCGGACCTTCGGGTCCAGGGGCCGTTCTAACGCGCTGGCGACGTCACACCCCAGCCCTGTTCACGCCCGGCCCCTGACTGACCAACACCCGGGGCGAAGCTCTGTTGGGTCGCATACACCTGACGCTGGGCAGCCGGCCGGGCGGGGCTCGGCAGGCGTGGCTTATGCCCTGGGAGGCGCATTCCTAGCCTTCCAGCATGAACGACGAGCGCCAGCACAAATCCCTCTGGACCGTGACGACGCCTCCCCGGGACTTCCCCTCCCTGCCGGGCGACCTGGAAGTGGAGGTGGCCATCATCGGTGGGGGCATCGCGGGCCTGACGGCCGCCTGGCTGCTCAAGCGTGCCGGCAAGAAGGTGGCCGTGCTGGAGATGCACCGCGTCCTCTCCGGGCAGACGGGACAGACGACCGCGCACCTCACGGAGCTCCTGGACACGCCGTACACCACGCTCCTGAAGGACTTCGGTGAGAAGGGCGCGCACCTGGCCGCGTCGTCCAGCCGCGCCGCCATCGAACAGATTGCGTCCCTGGTGGAGACGCTCGCCATCGACTGCGGCTTCACCCGCGTGCCGGGGTACCGCTACGCGGAGACGGAAGCGGAGCTGCGCGAGCTGTTGCACGAGGTGTCCGCCGCCAGGCAGGCGGGCCTGCTCGCGACCTTCACCAAGGAGGTGCCGCTGCCCTTCCCCGTGAAGGGCGCGCTGCGCGTGGAGGACCAGGCGGTGTTCCACCCGCGGCAGTACCTGCTCGCGCTCGCGGACCGCATCCCGGGTGACGGCTGCCACCTCTTCGAGAACACCAAGGTCGTGGACATCCATGACGGCACGCCCTGCCGCGTCGTCACGGAAGGAGGCACCGTGACGGCGCAGGCGGTGGTGGAGGCCACCACCACGCCGCTCAACCGCGTGGCCATGCACACCAAGCTCTACCCGTACCGCACCTACTCGGTGGCGGCTCCGCTGGAGGGGCCGCTGGAGCCGGGCCAGTACTACGACAGCCGCGACCCGTATCACTACATCCGCACGCAGCAGGTGGACGGCGTGCCCTACGTCATCGTGGGCGGCGAGGACCACAAGGTCGGCAGCGAGGAGGACACCACCTCCTGCTTCGCCGCGCTGGAGGCGTACACGCGCGACCGCTTCCCCGTGAGGCGCATCACCCACCGCTGGTCCGGCCAGGTCATCGAGCCCGCGGACGGCCTGCCCTATATCGGCCGCAACGTGGGCAGCCGCCACGTGTACGTGGCCACGGGCTTCTCCGGCACGGGCATGACGTTCGGCACGCTCGCGGGCATGGTGGTGTCGGACCTCATCCTCGGCAACGAGAACCCCTACGCCGCGCTGTACGACGCGGGCCGCGTGAAGCCCAAGGCCGGTGCCAGGGACTTCATCCAGGAGAACGCGGAGGTGGCCTTCCGCTTCGTCGCGGACCGGCTGTCCAAGCCGGACGGACACCACCTGGCGGACGTGGCGCCGGGCGAGGGGAAGATCCTGGAGGTGGATGGCCGCAAGGTGGCCGTGTACCGCGAGGAGGACGGCACGCCGCACGCCGTGTCCCCCGTGTGCACGCACCTGGGCTGCCACGTGCACTGGAACAACGCGGAGCGCTCCTGGGACTGCCCCTGCCACGGCGGCCGCTTCAGCCCCACCGGGCGCGTGCTCAACGGCCCCGCGGTGAAGGACCTGCCGTCGCGCAAGCTGCCGGTGAAGTGAGAAGTGTGTGTGGGTGGGCTTCCATTCGGACGGGCCCACCCCCATCTATCTGCACATCCACTTCATTCAGGGGGCAGGGGAATGAACGCGTTGGAGCTGATCAAGCAGCAGCACGAAGAGGTCTCCAAGCTCTTCAAGAAGTACGAGAAGCTGGCGGATCACGCGGACGAGGAGCGCCAGGAGCTGTTCGAGCAGATCGCCGACCGGCTGGGCGCGCACGCGAAGATTGAAGAGCTGTACCTGTATCCGGCGATCAAGAAGGAGGACACGGAGGACGAGCTGCGCGAGGCCGTGGAGGAGCACCTCGCCGTCAAGCGCCTCATCGCGGACCTCCTGGACATGGAGCCCTCCGACGAGGAGTTCGACGCGAAGATGAAGGTCCTCCAGGAGCAGGTGGAGCACCACGTCGAGGAGGAGGAGAAGGACCTCTTCAAGGCGGCGCGGAAGATCCTCAGCAAGGATCAGCTCGACGACCTGGGCATCCAGCTGGAGGAGGAATACGACTCCCTGATGGAGGGCGAGCCGCGCAACGACGTGCCCGAGGAGACGGATCACGCCGCGCCCATCTAGCGCGCCGCGTCCGAAGCAGCACAGGGGCTTGCGCGTGGCGTGGGGCCGGGCAGCATGCGGCCCATGCCGCGCGCTCCTGTTTCCACCCCTGTGTTGCTGCCGGATGCCTTCACACCCGCCGCGCGCCGCGCCCTCGTGCGCGCGGATCCCATCCTGGGCACGCTCTTCAAGACGATTGGCCCGTTCCGCTTCGAGCGGAGCCCGCTGCACAGCCCCTTCGAGGCGCTGGCGCACTCCATCGTCTACCAGCAGCTCCACGGCCGCGCGGCGGCGACCATCTTCGGCCGCGTCTGCGAGCGGGTGGGGCAGGGCAAGGGCTTCACGCCCCAGAAGCTGCTCGCGCTCCCGGACGCCACGCTGCGCGAGGCCGGGCTGTCCGCGAACAAGCTCCTGGCCATCCAGGACCTGGCGCGCAAGACGGTGGACGGCACGGTGCCGCCGCTCGCGCGCGTGCGCCGCATGTCCGACGCGGACCTCATCGAGCACCTCACGCAGGTGCGCGGCATTGGCCAGTGGACCGTGGAGATGCTGCTCATCTTCCGCCTGGGCCGGCCGGACATCCTCCCCGTGGATGACTACGGCGTGCGCAAGGGCTTCATGGTCCTGCATGGCCTGAAGGAGCAGCCCAAGCCCAAGGCGCTCCTGGCGTACGGCGAGCGCTGGCGGCCCTATCGCAGCGTGGTGAGCTGGTACCTGTGGCGGGCGGCGGACAAGCCCGTGGGCACCTTCGCCCCGCCGGAGGGCAGCTAGCCGGACAGGGGCCGGGAGCGCACCGTCCCTTGCCTTGGCGCTCGGGCGTCCTCACCCGTAAGGGACGGAGGAATCACCCCGCATGCGCGCACTCACGTACCAGGGCCCCTACCGCGTCCAGGTGGAGCAGAAGCCCGACCCCCGCATCGAGCATCCGCAGGACGTGGTCCTCAAGGTCACCCGCGCCGCCATCTGCGGTTCGGACCTGCACCTGTTGCACGGCCTGGTGCCGGACACGCGCGTGGGCTGCACCTTCGGCCACGAGTTCACCGGCGTGGTGGAGGAGGTGGGCAAGGAGGTGGCGCAGCTGAAGAAGGGCGACCGCGTGGTGGTGCCCTTCAACATCTCCTGCGGCACCTGCTTCTACTGCCAGCGCGGCCTCACCGGGAACTGCGAGAACAGCAACCCCGGCAGCGACGTGGCCTCCGGCGTCTACGGCTACTCGCACACCACGGGCGGCTTCGACGGCGGGCAGGCGGAGTACGTGCGCGTGCCCTTCGCGGACGTGGGGCCCATGAAGATTCCGGACGACATGGATGACGAGTCCGTCCTCTTCCTCTCCGACATCCTGCCCACCGGCTACCAGGCCGCGGAGATGGGCGAAATCAAGGGCGGCGAGACGGTCGTCGTGTTCGGCGCGGGCCCGGTGGGCCTCTTCGCCATGAAGTCCGCGTGGCTGATGGGCGCGGGCCGCGTGGTGGCGGTGGACCACGTGCCGTACCGCCTGGAGTTCGCGCGCAAGTTCGCCAACGTGGAGACGGTGAACTTCAAGGAGGTGGGCGACATCGTCCTGCACCTCAAGGAGATGTTCGAGGGCCGCGGCCCGGACGTCTGCATCGACGCGGTAGGCATGGAGGCCGAAGGCTCTCGCGCGCACCGCGTGCTGGGCCTGGGGCTGAAGCTGGAAGCGGGCGCGCCCACCGTCATCGAGTGGTGCATCAACACCGTGCGCAAGGGCGGCAACGTCTCCATCA
This DNA window, taken from Corallococcus coralloides DSM 2259, encodes the following:
- a CDS encoding FAD-dependent oxidoreductase — protein: MNDERQHKSLWTVTTPPRDFPSLPGDLEVEVAIIGGGIAGLTAAWLLKRAGKKVAVLEMHRVLSGQTGQTTAHLTELLDTPYTTLLKDFGEKGAHLAASSSRAAIEQIASLVETLAIDCGFTRVPGYRYAETEAELRELLHEVSAARQAGLLATFTKEVPLPFPVKGALRVEDQAVFHPRQYLLALADRIPGDGCHLFENTKVVDIHDGTPCRVVTEGGTVTAQAVVEATTTPLNRVAMHTKLYPYRTYSVAAPLEGPLEPGQYYDSRDPYHYIRTQQVDGVPYVIVGGEDHKVGSEEDTTSCFAALEAYTRDRFPVRRITHRWSGQVIEPADGLPYIGRNVGSRHVYVATGFSGTGMTFGTLAGMVVSDLILGNENPYAALYDAGRVKPKAGARDFIQENAEVAFRFVADRLSKPDGHHLADVAPGEGKILEVDGRKVAVYREEDGTPHAVSPVCTHLGCHVHWNNAERSWDCPCHGGRFSPTGRVLNGPAVKDLPSRKLPVK
- a CDS encoding hemerythrin domain-containing protein, yielding MNALELIKQQHEEVSKLFKKYEKLADHADEERQELFEQIADRLGAHAKIEELYLYPAIKKEDTEDELREAVEEHLAVKRLIADLLDMEPSDEEFDAKMKVLQEQVEHHVEEEEKDLFKAARKILSKDQLDDLGIQLEEEYDSLMEGEPRNDVPEETDHAAPI
- a CDS encoding DNA-3-methyladenine glycosylase family protein, whose amino-acid sequence is MPRAPVSTPVLLPDAFTPAARRALVRADPILGTLFKTIGPFRFERSPLHSPFEALAHSIVYQQLHGRAAATIFGRVCERVGQGKGFTPQKLLALPDATLREAGLSANKLLAIQDLARKTVDGTVPPLARVRRMSDADLIEHLTQVRGIGQWTVEMLLIFRLGRPDILPVDDYGVRKGFMVLHGLKEQPKPKALLAYGERWRPYRSVVSWYLWRAADKPVGTFAPPEGS
- a CDS encoding zinc-dependent alcohol dehydrogenase; the encoded protein is MRALTYQGPYRVQVEQKPDPRIEHPQDVVLKVTRAAICGSDLHLLHGLVPDTRVGCTFGHEFTGVVEEVGKEVAQLKKGDRVVVPFNISCGTCFYCQRGLTGNCENSNPGSDVASGVYGYSHTTGGFDGGQAEYVRVPFADVGPMKIPDDMDDESVLFLSDILPTGYQAAEMGEIKGGETVVVFGAGPVGLFAMKSAWLMGAGRVVAVDHVPYRLEFARKFANVETVNFKEVGDIVLHLKEMFEGRGPDVCIDAVGMEAEGSRAHRVLGLGLKLEAGAPTVIEWCINTVRKGGNVSIIGVYGPPWNFVPIGTAMNKGLTLRMNQANTRRYMPHLLEHIQKGRIDAKGIITHRFPLEQAPDAYHLFAQKRDGCVKCVLMPHGHA